A window of the Tiliqua scincoides isolate rTilSci1 chromosome 5, rTilSci1.hap2, whole genome shotgun sequence genome harbors these coding sequences:
- the LRRC3C gene encoding leucine-rich repeat-containing protein 3C, translating to MPFPDWFLYHSVAMWLLLQSFVLMAFCFHSATTFPKGCYPSNEDGFKTFRCSKAQLTVIPKGIPNDTNKLYLDYNQISFLPNDAFQNLPLLMELDLSHNIISRVEVGAFRGLSENLHSLDLSANRLVSVNKDIFSILKAKVNLSSNPWLCDCTLQQLIERVELVPGTSDGIVCDASARKEHVGKPFLQLVGDIDFCNIYKKTTDIAMLVTMFGWFAMVISYLIYYVRQNQEDARRHLEYLKSLPSKQKKSEESSTISTVV from the coding sequence ATGCCTTTCCCGGACTGGTTCCTCTACCACTCGGTTGCCATGTGGTTGCTGCTTCAGAGTTTTGTCCTGATGGCCTTTTGCTTCCACTCAGCCACCACCTTTCCCAAGGGCTGTTACCCCTCCAACGAAGACGGCTTCAAAACGTTTCGATGCAGTAAAGCTCAGCTTACGGTTATCCCAAAAGGCATACCCAACGACACCAACAAGCTGTACCTGGATTACAACCAGATTTCCTTCCTGCCCAATGACGCCTTCCAGAATTTGCCACTTCTAATGGAACTGGACTTGTCCCACAACATCATCAGCCGGGTGGAGGTTGGAGCCTTCCGAGGCTTGTCAGAAAACTTGCACTCTTTGGATCTGTCTGCTAACAGACTGGTGTCAGTCAACAAAGACATCTTTAGTATACTAAAAGCCAAAGTCAACTTATCTAGCAATCCTTGGCTATGTGACTGTACACTCCAGCAACTCATTGAGAGGGTAGAGCTGGTTCCTGGCACTTCTGATGGTATTGTGTGCGATGCTTCTGCACGGAAGGAACACGTTGGCAAACCTTTCCTGCAACTGGTCGGGGACATAGACTTCTGCAACATCTACAAAAAGACCACAGATATTGCCATGCTGGTCACCATGTTTGGCTGGTTCGCCATGGTGATCTCATACTTGATCTATTACGTCCGGCAGAACCAAGAAGATGCCCGACGACACCTAGAATATCTCAAGTCCTTGCCCAGCAAGCAGAAGAAGTCAGAGGAGTCATCTACAATTAGCACTGTGGTGTGA